The following is a genomic window from Caproiciproducens sp. CPB-2.
AGGTCCGAATGAATCAGGCCGTAGCGGTCGGGCTCCTTGCCGTAGGCGGAAAGCCGTTCTTCGATGATCGCCGAGGCCTGCCTGAAAAGGATCCTGTCCTTCCGTGTCAAACCAGGATAATCGCTCCAGGACCCCCAGCGGGCGTTTTCGCCCAGCAGGTTTTCAAAATCCCAGGCGAACCGCCGAAGGCGGGCGGTTTCCGTCTCCTTTTGCACCTGTGTGTGAAGGATGGCCGCGGCCGCGCCGACCTGGCGTACTCTGGAGAGCAATTGCTGTCCGTGCAGCTCGCAGACTGCTTCGCCGGGAAGAAAGGAGAACAGGGAGCAGTTGTACTCCACTCCGCTTTCCGGGGAACGGAAGGACTGCAAAGGGCTGCCGTTCCTGCCGGAAAACACCTGTGGTACGGCGAGCTTTCCGCCGCGGCGGATCTGTTCCATCCACTGCAGCTCGGCGAGCAGTTCCTCTTTTGTATGATATCCGGGCCGGTTCACGCGCAGAACGGCTTTGCGTACGGGAGAAGCGACCGTAAAGGTCAGATTTTCCGAATTCTTAAGAAGTCCGATTTCCGCATGGTCCGGGAAAAGAAACATCCGTTCAAATTCCCGGCGTACGGTTTCCAAAAGCACCTCCGGTGTGTCTATCCGTTTCAAGATTGCAGTCACCTTCCTCTGTAATTTTGGTAAGCTTCTTTTAGCCCCTCGTCCATTCTGGCAAAAAGCTCGTCGATAAATGCCCGGTCGCACAGCAGCCCCACCTTCATCTGCAGGGTCCCGGGATGCAGGCGGGCGTTGTGCGCCCATACGCCGTGGTCGTAAAGCGGCTTTGATACGGACACGCTGGCGTCCTCGCAGTCAAAATCCAGTCCCAGAATGACCCCGCGCTGGGAGTACCCGGTCAGGAAGCCGGGATATTTTTTCATCAGATCATCAACGCCGTGTTTCAGGACCGCCTGATTTTGAACGACATTTTCGACCGTAGAGGGGCGCGTGGTTATCTCCAGCACCTTGGCGGCCACCCTGCAGCCGATTTCGGAGCCGCCGCAGGTGGAGCCGTGCAGGCGCCCGATCTCAAACAGCCATTTTCCCGCCGTCCGGTTCATGACCGTCGCCGAAATCGGATAAATTCCGCCGCCGAAGCCCTTTGCGGTCACCAGCATATCGGGCACGAACCCCTCGTGCTCAAAGCCCCACAGCTTGCCGGTACGCATCAGGCCGGTCTGCACCTCGTCAGCGACATACAGCGCGCCGTACCGTTCGCAAAGCTTTTTTACCGCTTTGAGATAGCCCGTCTCCGGCAGGGGAAAGCCGTAGGTGGCCAGAATGGTTTCCACCAGAACGCAGGCGGTGTCCTCCTTTTTCAGCTCCGCTTCCATGGCGCCGATATCGTTGAGCGGAACCTGCACAAA
Proteins encoded in this region:
- a CDS encoding phosphotransferase enzyme family protein, coding for MKRIDTPEVLLETVRREFERMFLFPDHAEIGLLKNSENLTFTVASPVRKAVLRVNRPGYHTKEELLAELQWMEQIRRGGKLAVPQVFSGRNGSPLQSFRSPESGVEYNCSLFSFLPGEAVCELHGQQLLSRVRQVGAAAAILHTQVQKETETARLRRFAWDFENLLGENARWGSWSDYPGLTRKDRILFRQASAIIEERLSAYGKEPDRYGLIHSDLHLSNIIMDGEKLQIIDFDDCGFGWFLYDLGCSLVQYSDGLEELCKAWLQGYQTVRCLSLQDFAEMPTFVLMRRIVRLAWLGSHRESDTAKTVGADYLEKTRRMAYEFVRRNVQKAAAVC
- a CDS encoding class-III pyridoxal-phosphate-dependent aminotransferase → MTDYKAEILQKSREYWNPSKVEDFHKKGIDLVMGKREGYRFWDMDGTEFLDIHLNGGTYNLGHRNPEVIGAMIQATEEFDVGNHHFPSIARAELAEQLAKLCPGNLNYSVFSTCGGEAVDVAIKSARYATGRKKVISIKGCYHGHTGLSVSAGDDMFKLPFHCEGEPNAFVQVPLNDIGAMEAELKKEDTACVLVETILATYGFPLPETGYLKAVKKLCERYGALYVADEVQTGLMRTGKLWGFEHEGFVPDMLVTAKGFGGGIYPISATVMNRTAGKWLFEIGRLHGSTCGGSEIGCRVAAKVLEITTRPSTVENVVQNQAVLKHGVDDLMKKYPGFLTGYSQRGVILGLDFDCEDASVSVSKPLYDHGVWAHNARLHPGTLQMKVGLLCDRAFIDELFARMDEGLKEAYQNYRGR